A window of Stenotrophomonas indicatrix genomic DNA:
ACACGTTCTTCGGCAAGGGCCCGCATGGCCTGGACCGCGTGCCGCACGAGCCGCCGCGCTGGATGAAGGTACCGGTGGAAATCCTGGTGGTGATCTGCGTGGCGGTGGGTATCGCCCCGGCCGTGACCGTGGCCCCGGTATTGCACGCGGCAGCCGCCTCGATCCTCGGCAGCGCGATGCCCGAGTACAACCTGTCGATCTGGCATGGCTTCAACCTGCCGCTGGCGATGAGCGCCGCTGGCGTGGTCGGTGGCGTGGCCCTCTACTTCGGCCTGCGCAAGCTGATCGATCTGCACGCGGTAACCAACACCACGCCCGGACGCAACGTCTTCCACCACCAGCTGGACCTGCTGTCGGCCGGTGCGCAGCGGTTGACCGCCGGCATCGCCAACGGCAGCCTGCAGCGCATGCTGCTGGGCCTGGTGCTGGTGGCGATCGTGGTCGCCGCCGCGCCCTACATCGCCAACCCGGCCTCGCCGGAATGGACCAGACCGCAGCCGATACCGCTGCTGGGCTGGGCGTTGTGGCTGGTGATGATGTCCTGCGCGGTGGCGACCCTGCGCATGTACAAGCAGCGCCTGCTGGCCGTGCTGCTGGTCGGCGGCGTCGGCCTGATGGTGGCGCTGACCTTCGTGTTCCTGTCCGCACCGGACCTGGCGCTGACCCAGCTGCTGGTGGAGATGGTGACCCTGGTGCTGATGCTGCTGGGCATGAACTACCTGCCGGCACAGTCCGGCCCGGAGCGGCCGCGCTGGCGCAAGCGCCGTGATGCGCTGATCGCGATCGTGGCCGGTGCCGGCCTGGGCGCGCTGGCCTACAGCGCGATGACCCTGCCGCCGAACACCATGGCCGGCGAGCTGCTTGCCCGCGCCCTGCCCGAGGCGTACGGCCAGAACGTGGTCAACGTGATCCTGGTCGACTTCCGCGGCTTCGATACCTTCGGCGAGATCACCGTGTTCGGCATTGCCGCACTGGTCGTGCATGCACTGCTGCGTCGCACGCGGATGGCGCCGGAGCAGATCATGCCCGGTCCGCCGATCAAGCTGCCGGTGCCGGCCGATCTGGCCCAGATCATGTTCCCGCTGACCCTGACGGTCTCCATCTTCCTGTTCCTGCGCGGCCACAACGCGCCGGGCGGCGGCTTCATCGCCGGCCTGGTGCTGGCGGTGCCGCTGCTGATCCAGTACGTGATCCAGGGCACCGCCTCGGTGGAGTCACGCTTCGGCTTCGACTACATCCGCTGCATCGGTACCGGCCTACTGATCGCCATCCTCAGTGGCGCCGCGTCGATGCTGTTCGGCGTGCCGTTCCTGACCAGCGGCCACCTGGACCTGCACCTGCCGTTGATCGGCGATGTACCGCTGGCCAGCGCGATTGGTTTTGATATCGGCGTGTACCTGGTGGTGTTCGGTGGCGCGATGCTGATGCTGTCGATGATGGCCACCGTCAAACCCTCGCGGACGCGCACCGCGCGCAAGGGCGAGATCGACCTGCAACGCCGCTCGGCACGAACGGGGGAGATGCACTGATGGAACTGGCCCTGGCCTCTGCGATCGGCGTGCTGACCGCCATCGGCATCTACCTGCTGCTGCGCGCGCGCAGCTTCGATGTGATCCTCGGCATGACCTTCCTGTCCTACGCCACCAACCTGCTGATTTTCGCCGGCGGCCGCGTGGTGCAGGGCAAGGCGCCGGTGCTGCAGGAAGGCGTGGAAAGCCACCTGGGCAACTACACCGATCCGCTGCCACAGGCGCTGGTGCTGACCGCCATCGTCATTGCCTTTGCGATGACCGCCGTCAGCATCGTGCTGGCCATGCGCAGCCGCAGCGACAACCACAGTGACCACGTGGACGCGCACGAGCCGGACGACGATGCACCGCCGCGCCGGGGCGAGGACCGCGCATGAATCATCTGGTGATCCTGCCGATCCTGGTACCGCTGCTCGGCGCTGCGCTGTCGCTGTTCGTCGAACACCGCCGCTATGGGCCGAAGGTGCAGCGCGCCGTGGCGTGGACCGCACTGGGCGCGCTGGCGGTGGTGGTCGGGCTGTTGTTCGCCGACACCGCTGGCGGCGACATACGCGTGTACCTGCTGGGTGACTGGCCGTCGCGTCTGGGCATCGCACTGGCGGCCGACCGGCTGTCGGCGTGGATGCTGCTGACCACCCTGCTGCTGGCCATCCCCTGCCTGCTGCATGCGTGTTCGGGTTGGGACCGGCGCGCACCGCACTTCCATGCGCTGTTCCAGTTCCAGCTGGTCGGCCTCAACGGCGCCTTCCTGACCGGCGACATCTTCAACCTGTTCGTGTTCTTCGAGGTGATGCTGATCGCCTCCTACGGCCTGCTGCTCAGTGGCGGCCGTGGCCTGCGCATGCGCATCGGCCTGCACTACGTGGTGTTCAACGTCACCGCCTCGACCCTGTTCCTGATCGCACTGGGCCTGCTGTACGCCTCGCTGGGTTCATTGAACATGGCCGAGCTCTCGCAGCGCATCGCCGAAGTGCCGCCTGCGCAGCTGACCCTGGTGAAGGCGACCATGGGCCTGTTGCTGCTGGTGTTCTGTGCCAAGGCCGCGCTGATGCCGCTGTACCTGTGGTTGCCCGAATCGTATGCGCGTGCGCCGGCGGCGGTGGCGGCGCTGTTCGCGATCATGACCAAGGTGGGCCTGTATGCCGTGCTGCGCATCCAGATGCTGTGGTTCGGCGAGGATGCGGGGGCGATGGCCGGCTACGGCCGCGACTGGCTGCTGTGGGCCGGCGTAGCGACGCTGGTGCTGGGTGGCCTGGGCGCGTTGGCCGCCGCGCGCCTGCGCGTGCTGATTTCGTATCTGGTGATCGTCTCGGCGGCCACGTTGTTCATCGCCTTCTCGGTGGGCACGCCTGAGGTGCTGTCGGCCGGCCTGTACTACCTGCCGCACAGCAGCTTCGTCGCCGCCGCACTGTTCCTGGTCGCCGACCTGATCCGACGCCGCCGTGGCGGCGCCAGCGACCGCAAGGAAGTGATCGCACCGATGCCCGGCAAGGAGACCCCGGCCGTGCTGTTCCTGATTGCGGCGGTGTCGGTGGCCGGCCTGCCGCCGCTGTCCGGCTTCCTGGCCAAGGCCGCGCTGTTGGCCGGCATGCCGGCGCAGTACACCGGCGCGGTGTGGACCGCAGTGCTGGTCAGCAGCCTGCTGGTCATCATGGGCCTGACCCGCGGCGGCATCCGCCTGTTCTGGCGCGTGCCGCTGCCCGATCCCGATGCACCGCCACCGCGCAAGGCACCACTGCGCCGTGTGGAGCTGTTCGCCGCCTGCATCCTGCTGGCCTACGGCATCGGCATGACCTTGTTCGCTGCCCCGCTGATGCAGCACACCGACGCCATCGCCACCCAGCTGCTGCAGCCGGGCGACTACGTGCAGCAGCTGCGCGCGACCACGCCGGAGATCCGCCAGCCATGACCGCCAAGCGTTCCCCGATCCGCCGCCTGCTGCCCTCGCCCGCGCTGAGCGTGATGGTGGTGGTGTTCTGGCTGTTGATGTCCGACAGCTTCACGCTCGGCCAGTTCCTGCTGGGCCTGCTGCTGGGCGTGGTCATTCCGCTGTTCGCCGCGCGCCTGGACCGCGAGTTCGCCCGCATCGGCACCCTGCGGCCGCTGCCGAAGCTGCTGTTGGTGACCCTGTGGGACATCCTGATGTCCAACATCCGCGTGGCCATCCAGGTGCTGGGCCCGGAAAAGAACATCCACCCTGGTTTCATCTGGCTGCCGCTGGACATCGCCAACATCCACGGCATCGCCGCGCTGACCAGCATGATCACCCTGACCCCCGGCACGGTGTCGGCCGCCCTCAGCGACGACCGCAAATTCCTGCTGGTGCACGTGCTGCACCTGGAAGACCCGCAGGAGCTGATCGACACGATCAAGCGCCGTTATGAAGCCCCGTTGATGGAGATCTTCCCATGACTGGATTCCAGATCATCCAGACCACCCTGGTGGTGTGCATGCACGTGGTCGGCCTGGCCATGCTGCTGGCCACCTGGCGCCTGCTGCGCGGGCCGACCGTGCCCGACCGCATCCTTGCACTGGATACGCTGTCGGTGACCGCCATCGCCGAACTGATGCTGTTCGGCATGTACCTCAATTCGGCGATCTACTTCGAGGCGGCACTGATCATCGCCATGCTCGGCTTCGGCAGCACCGTGGTGCTGAGCAAGTTCGTGCTGCGCCGGGACATCGTCGAATGATCACCTTCATCCAGATCGCGCTGTCGATCCTGCTGCTGTTCGGCTGCTTCTTCATCCTGGTCGGCGCACTGGGCCTGGTGAAGCTGTCCACCTTCTTCAAGCGCCTGCACGCACCGACCAAGGCCAGCACGCTGGGCGTGGGCTGCGTGCTGGTGTGCTCGGTGTGCTACCACATCTTCCTGGGCCAGGACCCGCAGCCGCGCGAGCTGCTGATCACCGTGTTCCTGTTCATCACCGCACCGATCAGCGCGCACCTGATGGCCAAGGCCGCACTGTCGCTGCTGATGGAAACGCGCCCCAGCCTGCCGGGCAACGAGCGTGCCGAAGACGAGCAGCTGCCGCCGCCGGAACCGGAGCGCGAAGAGGAAACCACCGCGCGTTGACGGTGGGTGCCGACCGTTGGTCGGCACGACCCCGGATAACCGCCAGTAGAGCCAGGCCATGCCTGGCTGCGAGTTCGCCGAGGTTGCCGGCCAGCGGCCGGCACTACCTCAGACCGGTGTGACCAGCGCGATTTCCAGCCCCAGCCAGGCCACGAACGCGCCCAGCAGTACCGCACCTTCGATGCGGCTGATGCGCAGGTCGCCGCGCAGCATCGGGTACAGCACCAGTGCGAAGGCCAGCACCGCCGGCAGTTCCAGGCGCACGAACGAGGCTGGCAACGCCAGCGGCTGCAGCAGCCCCATCGCACCGATCACCAGCATCAGGTTGACCACGCTGGAGCCGAGCACGTGGCCCAGCACCATGTCGCCGTGACCACGGCGTGCTGCCGCGACCGCGGCCGCCACCTCCGGCAACGCAGTGCCGATCGCCACCGGCAGCAGACCCACCAGCAGCGGCGTCCAGCCCAGCGCGGCGCCGAAATCAGCGGCGGCACCGACCACCAGGCGCGCGCCCCAATACAACGCCAGTGCGGCAACCAGCAGGCGCAGCACGTTCAACGGCAGGCTGGTGCGGCTCAGGGCCGACTCGGCAATGATCGCCTGTACCTCGGCGCTCTCATGGCGTCCGCGATGCAGCAGCAGGAACTGCACCACCACGAACCCGGCCACCAGCACGCCGGCCTCCCAGCGCAGCAGGCGGCCATCGAGTCCGAACACGATCAGCAGCAGGCCCGCGGCCAGCAGCCCCCACCACAGCACGGCCTGCAGGCGCGCGCGCAGCAGCAACGGCGCGACCATCGCGGCCACCGCCAGGGTCAGGCCGAGGTTGACCACGCTGCTGCCGACGGCATTGCCCAAGGCCAGCTCCGGCTGGCCCACCACCAGCGCGCGGGCGTTGACCGCCAGCTCCGGCAGCGAGGTGGTGATACCCAGCAACAGCAGGCCTGCGGTGAATGCACTGGCGCCGAAACGCTGCGCCAGGCCGGACACGGCTTTGACGATGGAGTCCCCACCCAGGGCCAGCAACAGCAGGCCGAGCAGGAACCAGGCAATGGCAATAGCGATCATCGGGCGCTCCCCAGCGGTCGTGGCGCGATTCTACGCTCGGCCCACCCGCGGCGGGTGAGCCGAGGATGGCCGATCAGCCGCAGCCTTCGGCGTAGTCCACCTGCGGGGTCCTGCCGACCCGCCAGGCGCCGACCTTGCCGTCAGCGCCGAGGGCGAAATCGATGATCGCCGCTCCCTCCTGCGCCGGGCGCACGCGCAGGTGCTGGGCCTTGTCGTCGTACTTGTCAGGACCGACGTCGGCGCGCTCGGGATAGAGCACCTGCAGCTCGCCCAGGGTCATGCCGACCCGGCCGCCACCGGGGGCGACGATGGACGGGCTGCGTACGTCGTAGCGGACCAGCTTGCGCGCTTCGAACATCAGGCGCGGGTCTTCGGCCCCCTGCGGGCGCAGGAAGTAGCAGCCTTCATTGGCATCGTCGGCAGGCAGCGGCTTGCCCGTGGCGTCGGTACCCAGACCCTGCAAGGGGGTGCCGAAGCCACTGCGGACCTCGGCGATGCCTGCGCCCAGCGTGGCGCCGCCGAAGCCATCCAGGCGTGCCGGGCTGTCGCTGCGCGGATCCACCGGCGAAGCGGTGGCCAGATCGGCGTCGGCGGGAACGGAGGCATCCTTCGCCGGTGCGGTGGCCGCGGGCGGCGCTGCCGGTGCGGCGGTGTCGGGACTACGGTTGCAGGCGGCCAACGACAACAGCAGCAGGCCGGCCATCGGGAGATGCTTCATCGGTGCAGATCCTTGGCACAGGGTGGGTGCACGCTACCGCAGCCGGCGTGCAGGCGCTGCATTGTCATCCCGGTTTCATCGCCCTCATTCAGGCTGGGCGAGCACCGACTTGGCTGTCCTCCCCATGCAACCGCGCAAGACCGACCTCGCCCGAACCGCGCTGCAGGCCCACCGCGCACCGCTGGACATGCGCCAGCGACGCCTGCTGATCCTGTGTGATGGCCAGCGCAGCATCACCGAGCTGACCGCACTGCTTGGGCAGGACGCGGCAGCGATGGTGATCCAGCTGATCCAGGGCGGCTACCTGGTGACCGCTGCGGACGCACCCGCCTCCACGCCACCTGCGCCGGTTGCGATGCCGGCTCCACTGGCGCCGTCAGTCACTGCCGCTTCTGCGGCGCCGGTCGAGCGCCGCCGCTCGCTGGTCGCCGCGCGCATCTATGTGCTGGGAATCCTGGAGATGCAGCGGCATCCCAACGCAGCGGCGCTGTTCCGCGACCTGCAGCAGGCGCGTGCCGAAGGCGAGGTGCTGCGGGTGATGCAATCGGCGCTGCAGGTGCTGCCGGCGCTGACCTCGGAAGGGTACTGCCAGCGCGTGCGGCAGCGGCTGATGGAGGCGCTGCCGGTGGAGCATTGCAGCGCGTTCGCGGCCATTGCCTGAACCGGCGAACAGCATCCACGCATGGCGTGGATCTACTGGGAAGCGCGATAGCGCACCCGCACATGGCGCGGATCCATCCGTGTGCGTGGTGCAGTAGATCCACGCCATGCGTGGATGCGGACGATCAACGGAAATTGTTGCGCAGGCCGTTCCAGCACTGCTGGTAATCGCCCTGCCGGTGGCTTGCTGCCAGCGCCTGCGCGGTCGGGCGGATCACCCCGCGGGTCTCGAACATGAAGGCCATGGTGTCCTTGATCACATCCGGCTTGGACAGGTCCGCATTGGAGGCCTTGTCGAAGGTCGGGGCATCCGGACCGTGGCCGCTCATGCAGTTGTGCAGCGACGCACCGCCCGGCACGAAGCCTTCGGCCTTGGCGTCGTAGGCACCATGCACCAGGCCCATGAACTCGCTGGCGATGTTGCGGTGGAACCACGGCGGACGGAACGTGTTCTGCGCCACCAGCCAGCGCGGCGGGAAGATCGCAAAGTCCATGTTGCTGGTGCCCGGGGTATCGCTGGGCGAGTGCAGCACCAGGAAGATCGACGGATCCGGGTGGTCGTGGCTGA
This region includes:
- a CDS encoding monovalent cation/H+ antiporter subunit A, whose product is MLPSLPLLLALPFLMAVAVAAFPRSSRSTAAWLAALAPLGGLAILAWLTPSVLDGQVVRTMVPWLPQIGLDFTLRLDGLAWMFAGLVLGIGALVVLYARYYLSSQDNAHRFYTYLLLFMGAMLGMVLSGNLLLLMVFWEMTSISSFLLIGFWSHRQDAREGARMALVITGGGGLALLAGVLLIGRIVGSFDLDVVLAAGEQIRASALYPYALFLVLAGIFTKSAQFPFHFWLPHAMAAPTPVSAYLHSATMVKAGVFLLARLHPALAGSDLFFYTVSGIGAITLLIGAWNAIFQHDLKGLLAYSTISHLGLITLLFGLSTPMAVVAGVFHIINHATFKASLFMAAGIIDHETGTRDMRKLGGLRRLMPFTSALAIIASLAMAGIPLLNGFLSKEMLFAEALSAGGTDTMRTAVSIAALLAGVFGVAYSLRFVHDTFFGKGPHGLDRVPHEPPRWMKVPVEILVVICVAVGIAPAVTVAPVLHAAAASILGSAMPEYNLSIWHGFNLPLAMSAAGVVGGVALYFGLRKLIDLHAVTNTTPGRNVFHHQLDLLSAGAQRLTAGIANGSLQRMLLGLVLVAIVVAAAPYIANPASPEWTRPQPIPLLGWALWLVMMSCAVATLRMYKQRLLAVLLVGGVGLMVALTFVFLSAPDLALTQLLVEMVTLVLMLLGMNYLPAQSGPERPRWRKRRDALIAIVAGAGLGALAYSAMTLPPNTMAGELLARALPEAYGQNVVNVILVDFRGFDTFGEITVFGIAALVVHALLRRTRMAPEQIMPGPPIKLPVPADLAQIMFPLTLTVSIFLFLRGHNAPGGGFIAGLVLAVPLLIQYVIQGTASVESRFGFDYIRCIGTGLLIAILSGAASMLFGVPFLTSGHLDLHLPLIGDVPLASAIGFDIGVYLVVFGGAMLMLSMMATVKPSRTRTARKGEIDLQRRSARTGEMH
- a CDS encoding Na+/H+ antiporter subunit C, producing the protein MELALASAIGVLTAIGIYLLLRARSFDVILGMTFLSYATNLLIFAGGRVVQGKAPVLQEGVESHLGNYTDPLPQALVLTAIVIAFAMTAVSIVLAMRSRSDNHSDHVDAHEPDDDAPPRRGEDRA
- a CDS encoding monovalent cation/H+ antiporter subunit D — protein: MNHLVILPILVPLLGAALSLFVEHRRYGPKVQRAVAWTALGALAVVVGLLFADTAGGDIRVYLLGDWPSRLGIALAADRLSAWMLLTTLLLAIPCLLHACSGWDRRAPHFHALFQFQLVGLNGAFLTGDIFNLFVFFEVMLIASYGLLLSGGRGLRMRIGLHYVVFNVTASTLFLIALGLLYASLGSLNMAELSQRIAEVPPAQLTLVKATMGLLLLVFCAKAALMPLYLWLPESYARAPAAVAALFAIMTKVGLYAVLRIQMLWFGEDAGAMAGYGRDWLLWAGVATLVLGGLGALAAARLRVLISYLVIVSAATLFIAFSVGTPEVLSAGLYYLPHSSFVAAALFLVADLIRRRRGGASDRKEVIAPMPGKETPAVLFLIAAVSVAGLPPLSGFLAKAALLAGMPAQYTGAVWTAVLVSSLLVIMGLTRGGIRLFWRVPLPDPDAPPPRKAPLRRVELFAACILLAYGIGMTLFAAPLMQHTDAIATQLLQPGDYVQQLRATTPEIRQP
- a CDS encoding Na+/H+ antiporter subunit E; the encoded protein is MTAKRSPIRRLLPSPALSVMVVVFWLLMSDSFTLGQFLLGLLLGVVIPLFAARLDREFARIGTLRPLPKLLLVTLWDILMSNIRVAIQVLGPEKNIHPGFIWLPLDIANIHGIAALTSMITLTPGTVSAALSDDRKFLLVHVLHLEDPQELIDTIKRRYEAPLMEIFP
- a CDS encoding K+/H+ antiporter subunit F, translating into MTGFQIIQTTLVVCMHVVGLAMLLATWRLLRGPTVPDRILALDTLSVTAIAELMLFGMYLNSAIYFEAALIIAMLGFGSTVVLSKFVLRRDIVE
- a CDS encoding Na+/H+ antiporter subunit G — its product is MITFIQIALSILLLFGCFFILVGALGLVKLSTFFKRLHAPTKASTLGVGCVLVCSVCYHIFLGQDPQPRELLITVFLFITAPISAHLMAKAALSLLMETRPSLPGNERAEDEQLPPPEPEREEETTAR
- a CDS encoding sodium:calcium antiporter encodes the protein MIAIAIAWFLLGLLLLALGGDSIVKAVSGLAQRFGASAFTAGLLLLGITTSLPELAVNARALVVGQPELALGNAVGSSVVNLGLTLAVAAMVAPLLLRARLQAVLWWGLLAAGLLLIVFGLDGRLLRWEAGVLVAGFVVVQFLLLHRGRHESAEVQAIIAESALSRTSLPLNVLRLLVAALALYWGARLVVGAAADFGAALGWTPLLVGLLPVAIGTALPEVAAAVAAARRGHGDMVLGHVLGSSVVNLMLVIGAMGLLQPLALPASFVRLELPAVLAFALVLYPMLRGDLRISRIEGAVLLGAFVAWLGLEIALVTPV